Proteins encoded by one window of Salmonirosea aquatica:
- a CDS encoding DUF4136 domain-containing protein: MKPLKKTLLILLAFVTTPLLAQRYTVTSDRDMSAPFDNYKSYSWAKHVTTTNSLAYALNDAIIKSKIQDAVAHEMKSRNFTMNQSNPDVLVNYRVFDKPVSVKDADGYFHDAKYWGTDEVRNNALGTLPISSSTYDNDNEYYFDKGTVMVQIVDAKKGVVVWQGYASGLTDGNSFDRDPDHIAQAVRLIFDKYDLALNQ, encoded by the coding sequence ATGAAACCACTAAAAAAAACATTACTGATCCTGTTAGCCTTTGTAACGACACCGCTTCTGGCTCAACGCTACACCGTGACTTCTGACCGGGATATGTCGGCACCCTTTGACAACTACAAAAGCTATAGCTGGGCGAAACACGTAACCACAACGAATAGTCTGGCGTATGCACTTAATGACGCAATCATAAAGAGTAAGATACAAGACGCAGTCGCCCACGAAATGAAATCCCGTAACTTCACAATGAATCAGTCGAATCCGGATGTGCTGGTAAACTACCGGGTATTCGACAAGCCGGTGAGTGTGAAAGATGCCGATGGATATTTCCATGACGCCAAGTACTGGGGAACGGACGAAGTAAGAAATAATGCCTTGGGGACGCTTCCTATTTCAAGTTCTACGTATGACAATGACAACGAGTACTATTTCGACAAAGGAACTGTCATGGTACAAATCGTAGATGCTAAGAAGGGCGTAGTGGTGTGGCAGGGATACGCCAGCGGATTGACCGATGGCAATTCCTTTGACCGTGATCCCGATCACATTGCACAGGC
- a CDS encoding UDP-glucuronic acid decarboxylase family protein produces the protein MKRTLITGAAGFLGSHLCDRFVKEGHHVIAMDNLITGDMRNIEHLMPHPNFEFYHHDVTKFVHVPGDLHYILHFASPASPIDYLKIPIQTLKVGAMGTHNLLGLARVKNARFIIASTSEVYGDPLVHPQTEEYWGHVNPIGPRGCYDEAKRYQEAITMAYHRYHGLETRIVRIFNTYGPRMRLNDGRVLPAFIGQALRGEDLTIFGDGSQTRSFCYVADLVEGIYRLLLSDYPYPVNIGNPSEITIKEFAEEIIKLTGTNQKVIYKELPQDDPKQRQPDITKAKEILGWEPKVLREEGLRITYDYFKSLPEERLYEDSNHRAFDDYKKD, from the coding sequence AATCTCATTACGGGCGATATGCGTAACATCGAACACCTGATGCCGCATCCGAATTTCGAGTTCTACCACCACGACGTTACGAAGTTCGTGCATGTGCCCGGCGATCTGCACTATATTCTGCATTTTGCCTCGCCCGCCAGCCCGATTGATTACCTGAAGATACCCATCCAAACGCTCAAGGTAGGAGCCATGGGTACGCATAATTTGCTGGGCCTGGCCCGGGTCAAAAATGCCCGGTTTATTATCGCTTCTACATCGGAGGTGTACGGTGATCCACTGGTACATCCCCAAACTGAGGAGTACTGGGGGCACGTAAACCCTATTGGGCCGCGTGGCTGTTACGATGAAGCCAAACGCTATCAGGAGGCAATCACAATGGCCTACCACCGCTATCATGGCCTGGAAACGCGCATTGTACGCATCTTTAATACCTACGGTCCTCGGATGCGCTTGAACGACGGTCGGGTACTGCCCGCTTTCATTGGGCAGGCACTGCGGGGCGAAGACCTGACGATATTTGGTGATGGCTCGCAGACACGCTCATTCTGCTACGTGGCTGATCTGGTGGAAGGTATTTATCGACTCTTATTGAGCGACTATCCCTATCCTGTCAATATTGGAAACCCGTCCGAGATTACTATCAAGGAATTCGCAGAGGAAATCATCAAATTGACCGGAACGAACCAGAAAGTGATTTATAAAGAACTTCCGCAGGATGACCCCAAGCAACGACAGCCTGACATCACGAAAGCGAAAGAAATTCTGGGTTGGGAACCAAAGGTACTACGGGAAGAAGGATTACGGATTACCTACGATTATTTCAAAAGTTTGCCCGAAGAACGATTGTATGAAGATTCCAACCACCGGGCTTTTGACGATTACAAGAAGGATTGA